The nucleotide sequence TGTTCCATGAAAAACGGTATTCTTTCACAGAAATGACCAATCCCAACTTTATCAAGCTGGCTGAGGCCTATTCAATTCCTGCAGAGAAAGTTGAGCAGCGTGAAAACCTGAAAGCAGCTGTTCAGAAGATGCTGGATGCCAAAGGTCCTTATTTTATGGAAGTAATTGTAGAGACAGAAGAGAACGTATTCCCAATGGTACCTGCCGGAGCATCCGTAACGGATATTCGTTTAGAGTGATTTAGTGAAAGTATCCGTAAAGTTTTAGCCTGCTATGGGAAAACTTTACGGATCGTTATCGAATTTTACATAAAAATAAAAGATGCCCTATGCCTAATCCTCAGAATGAGACTCAGCAGTGGAATGCACAGTTTTATGATACAAAACATGCCTTTGTGTTTCAGTATGGTGAAGATGTGATTAACCTATTGAATCCACAAGCAGGTGAGCGTATTCTGGACTTAGGTGCAGGAACAGGACATCTGGCTAAGAAAATTGCCGGTTATGGTTGTGAAGTGATAGGTATTGACAATTCGCCGGAAATGGTTGCGAAGGCTCAGAATGCTTATCCGGAAATTGCTTTTTTTCAGAAGAGTGGTGCTGACTTCTGGTTTGCTGAACCATTTGATGCTGTGTTTTCCAACGCTACATTGCATTGGATACACACTCCTGAAAAAGTAATCGAGTGTGTATACAAAGCGCTAAAACCAGGAGGTAGATTTGTGGCTGAATTTGGTGGAAAAGGAAATGTGCAGCGTATCTTGGTTGCTTTAGCTGAAGCTTTACGAGCTAAAGGAATGAACACAGATGTGCATACGAATTATTTTCCAAGTATCGGAGAGTATACACCGTTGCTCGAAAGAAGTGGCTTCCGTGTGACATTTGCTGCTCATTTTGATCGTGACACCGAACTGGATGATCCTGAAAATGGCGTTATTGACTGGATTCAGATGTTTAGAGGATTTGCATTGAAGGAATTATCAGAAACAGCTAAGACTGAAGTCTTTGCCCAGATTAAAGAGTCTTTGAGATCAACCAACTTTCATGATGGAAAGTGGTTTGCAGACTACAAACGTTTACGTTTTGTGGCCATCAAAGAGTAGTATAACTAAATAAATTTTGACACTAAGGTTTAGTCCATAATCAGACGTATTTATGAATACTCCACAACCGGATAATGAACGGACGTTTATCATCTCCGTTCTGACTG is from Xanthocytophaga agilis and encodes:
- a CDS encoding class I SAM-dependent methyltransferase, with translation MPNPQNETQQWNAQFYDTKHAFVFQYGEDVINLLNPQAGERILDLGAGTGHLAKKIAGYGCEVIGIDNSPEMVAKAQNAYPEIAFFQKSGADFWFAEPFDAVFSNATLHWIHTPEKVIECVYKALKPGGRFVAEFGGKGNVQRILVALAEALRAKGMNTDVHTNYFPSIGEYTPLLERSGFRVTFAAHFDRDTELDDPENGVIDWIQMFRGFALKELSETAKTEVFAQIKESLRSTNFHDGKWFADYKRLRFVAIKE